From one Fodinicurvata sp. EGI_FJ10296 genomic stretch:
- a CDS encoding LacI family DNA-binding transcriptional regulator codes for MMDSRDKGTGGERRVRQRARRQGRTMAPTLTDVARLADVSTATVSRVLNNSGQVSEDRKRAVEEAIEALGYVPNSAARSLVSQRYNTIGAIVPTLENATFARLVEAFQKRVSASGAAMMVASSAYDPEVELKHGRKLLESGVDGIMLIGSVHNPKLDQLLREHGVAVVSCLVLDQERDTASVGFDNATAAAMAADYLMDLGHRRIGLIAGMIRMNDRAEQRVRGIQAALQRRGVPFAAEYLLERPYRIEEGGVGFQYLMGLDLPPTAIICGNDVLAFGALIQARRSGLDVPGDVSIIGFDDQAFAAHLTPSLTTLHVPAEEIGIQAADYILTTVAGGTAPHIVPVAVNLVVRQSTGRPKPPQGQ; via the coding sequence ATGATGGATAGCAGGGACAAAGGGACCGGCGGCGAACGCCGCGTGCGGCAGAGGGCGCGGCGGCAAGGCCGCACCATGGCGCCGACGCTGACGGATGTCGCCCGTCTGGCCGACGTTTCCACGGCCACCGTCTCCCGCGTCCTGAACAATTCCGGCCAGGTGAGCGAGGATCGCAAGCGGGCGGTAGAGGAGGCGATCGAGGCGCTGGGATACGTCCCCAACTCGGCGGCGCGCAGTCTGGTGTCCCAGCGTTACAACACGATCGGCGCCATCGTGCCGACGCTGGAAAACGCGACCTTCGCACGGCTTGTGGAAGCATTCCAGAAACGCGTCAGCGCGTCGGGTGCGGCGATGATGGTTGCAAGTTCCGCCTATGACCCCGAGGTGGAACTGAAGCACGGCAGGAAACTGCTGGAAAGCGGTGTCGACGGCATCATGCTGATCGGCAGCGTCCACAACCCCAAGCTTGACCAGCTCCTGCGCGAGCATGGCGTCGCCGTCGTCAGTTGCCTGGTGCTCGATCAGGAACGCGACACCGCCAGCGTCGGATTCGACAATGCGACCGCCGCGGCCATGGCGGCGGATTATCTGATGGATCTCGGCCACCGGCGCATCGGGCTGATTGCCGGCATGATCCGCATGAACGATCGCGCGGAGCAGCGGGTGCGCGGCATACAGGCCGCACTGCAGCGCCGTGGCGTGCCATTCGCCGCGGAATACCTGCTCGAACGCCCCTACAGGATCGAGGAAGGCGGCGTGGGCTTCCAATACCTGATGGGGCTGGACTTGCCGCCAACCGCGATCATCTGCGGCAATGACGTGCTCGCCTTCGGCGCACTGATCCAGGCGCGGCGGTCCGGTCTGGACGTGCCGGGCGACGTCTCGATCATCGGCTTCGACGATCAGGCCTTTGCCGCGCATCTGACGCCGTCGCTGACCACCCTGCATGTGCCGGCAGAGGAAATCGGCATCCAGGCCGCCGACTATATCCTGACCACCGTCGCCGGAGGCACCGCGCCGCACATTGTCCCCGTGGCCGTCAATCTCGTCGTCCGCCAGTCCACCGGCCGGCCGAAGCCGCCGCAGGGTCAGTAG